From a single Populus nigra chromosome 18, ddPopNigr1.1, whole genome shotgun sequence genomic region:
- the LOC133677850 gene encoding dof zinc finger protein DOF5.4-like: MQDTHSIGGGGRLFSGGGGGGGGGDRKLRSHHHQNQQALKCPRCDSLNTKFCYYNNYNLSQPRHFCKSCRRYWTKGGVLRNVPVGGGCRKTKRSRPKQNTPITTCDTITASSTTPQELQEQHQQRDHKSSDSHSSSESSSLTATNNTNANTTAEAVSALSVSSVVSNNLLNGIVESKIFPHGNVNPSLEPSLLEQGSDCGIFSEIGSFTSLITSTNDLFGFSNMMNQHQPPHQQQGLEHHVQHNQNQQQWQNHQQQEMTGGGGLLDQTVHVELSALPSSRSTKNDDGEFGALDWQLGSGDQATSLFDLPNAVDQAYWSQSQWNDQDHPSLYIP; encoded by the coding sequence ATGCAAGACACCCACTCAATTGGAGGAGGAGGCAGGTTATTTAgcggtggaggtggaggtggaggtggaggtgacAGGAAACTACGGTCACACCACCACCAGAACCAACAAGCATTAAAGTGCCCACGATGTGACTCGCTGAACACAAAATTCTGTTACTACAacaattacaacctctctcaaccTCGTCACTTCTGTAAGAGTTGCCGGCGTTACTGGACTAAAGGGGGTGTCCTCCGCAACGTTCCTGTTGGTGGTGGATGCCGCAAGACCAAGCGGTCTAGGCCTAAACAAAATACACCAATTACAACTTGTGATACAATTACGGCCTCCAGTACCACACCGCAGGAGCTACAGGAACAACATCAGCAGCGAGATCATAAATCCTCCGACTCTCATTCTAGTAGTGAGAGCTCAAGTCTTACTGCTACAAATAACACGAATGCAAATACTACAGCGGAAGCAGTGTCTGCGCTCTCTGTAAGCTCTGTTGTCtccaataatttattaaatggtATTGTTGAATCCAAAATCTTTCCGCATGGGAATGTGAATCCGAGTCTTGAACCTTCTTTGCTCGAGCAAGGATCGGACTGTGGGATTTTTTCTGAGATTGGGAGTTTTACAAGCTTGATCACATCGACGAATGACTTGTTTGGATTTAGTAACATGATGAACCAACACCAGCCCCCGCACCAGCAACAGGGGCTCGAGCATCATGTCCAACATAATCAGAACCAGCAGCAGTGGCAAAATCATCAACAGCAGGAGATGACAGGAGGAGGGGGGTTGCTTGATCAGACGGTTCACGTTGAGTTATCAGCTTTGCCTAGTAGTAGATCAACAAAGAATGATGATGGGGAATTTGGAGCGTTGGACTGGCAATTAGGGAGTGGAGACCAAGCTACTAGTTTGTTTGATCTTCCTAATGCCGTCGATCAAGCTTACTGGAGTCAGAGCCAATGGAATGATCAAGATCACCCTAGTCTCTACATCCCGTAA